A window of the Brachyhypopomus gauderio isolate BG-103 chromosome 14, BGAUD_0.2, whole genome shotgun sequence genome harbors these coding sequences:
- the LOC143475322 gene encoding 5'-AMP-activated protein kinase subunit gamma-2-like isoform X5 produces MPTPTLISSTFASRPVYGLAEGMLEKLELSDEASKEPDCDIYMRFMKSQKCYDLIPTSSKLVVFDTTLQVKKAFFALVANGVRAAPLWETKQQSFVGMLTITDFIIILHRYYKSPLVQIYELEEHKIETWRELYLQETFKPLVNISPDASIFDAVYSLIKNKIHRLPVIDPVTGNVLYILTHKRILKFLQLFVCEMPKPAFVRRTLGDLGIGTYSNIAFIRPNTPIIKALNMFVERRVSALPVVDSTGKVVDIYSKFDVINLAAEKTYNNLDVTVTQALQHRSQYFEGVMKCKRHETLETIVDRIVKAEVHRLVVVDDNSCIEGIVSLSDILQALVLTPSGRRKEVTTE; encoded by the exons gtctaCGGATTAGCTGAAGGCATGTTGGAGAAACTTGAACTCAGCGATGAAG CTTCTAAGGAGCCAGACTGTGATATTTACATGCGCTTTATGAAGTCCCAGAAGTGCTATGACCTCATTCCCACCAGTTCAAAGCTGGTGGTCTTCGATACTACACTACAG GTTAAGAAAGCGTTCTTCGCTCTGGTTGCTAATGGAGTTAGAGCTGCTCCACTGTGGGAAACCAAACAGCAAAGCTTTGTGG GAATGCTGACCATCACAGACTTCATCATAATATTACACAGATACTACAAGTCACCATTA GTACAAATATATGAGCTGGAAGAACACAAGATAGAGACATGGAGAG AACTCTATTTACAGGAAACTTTCAAACCCTTGGTTAACATTTCTCCTGATGCAAG CATTTTTGATGCAGTGTACTCCCTCATCAAAAATAAGATCCACAGGTTGCCAGTAATTGATCCAGTCACAGGCAATGTGCTCTACATCCTCACTCATAAGAGAATCCTCAAGTTTCTTCAGCTCTTT GTGTGTGAGATGCCCAAGCCGGCCTTCGTGCGGCGGACCCTGGGCGATCTGGGGATCGGCACTTACAGCAACATCGCCTTCATCCGGCCCAACACGCCCATCATCAAGGCCCTGAACATGTTTGTGGAGAGGAGGGTGTCGGCGCTGCCCGTGGTGGACAGCACAG GAAAGGTTGTGGATATTTACTCCAAATTTGATGTAATT aacctGGCTGCGGAGAAGACCTACAACAACCTGGATGTTACAGTGACCCAGGCGCTGCAGCACCGCTCCCAGTACTTCGAGGGCGTGATGAAGTGCAAGCGGCACGAGACCCTGGAGACCATCGTGGACAGGATCGTTAAGGCTGAG GTACACAGGCTGGTGGTCGTGGACGATAACTCCTGCATCGAGGGCATTGTCTCCCTCTCGGACATCCTCCAAGCGCTGGTCCTCACCCCCTCAG GGAGGAGGAAAGAAGTTACGACAGAGTGA
- the LOC143475322 gene encoding 5'-AMP-activated protein kinase subunit gamma-2-like isoform X4, translating into MLEKLELSDEASKEPDCDIYMRFMKSQKCYDLIPTSSKLVVFDTTLQVKKAFFALVANGVRAAPLWETKQQSFVGMLTITDFIIILHRYYKSPLVQIYELEEHKIETWRELYLQETFKPLVNISPDASIFDAVYSLIKNKIHRLPVIDPVTGNVLYILTHKRILKFLQLFVCEMPKPAFVRRTLGDLGIGTYSNIAFIRPNTPIIKALNMFVERRVSALPVVDSTGKVVDIYSKFDVINLAAEKTYNNLDVTVTQALQHRSQYFEGVMKCKRHETLETIVDRIVKAEVHRLVVVDDNSCIEGIVSLSDILQALVLTPSGRRKEVTTE; encoded by the exons ATGTTGGAGAAACTTGAACTCAGCGATGAAG CTTCTAAGGAGCCAGACTGTGATATTTACATGCGCTTTATGAAGTCCCAGAAGTGCTATGACCTCATTCCCACCAGTTCAAAGCTGGTGGTCTTCGATACTACACTACAG GTTAAGAAAGCGTTCTTCGCTCTGGTTGCTAATGGAGTTAGAGCTGCTCCACTGTGGGAAACCAAACAGCAAAGCTTTGTGG GAATGCTGACCATCACAGACTTCATCATAATATTACACAGATACTACAAGTCACCATTA GTACAAATATATGAGCTGGAAGAACACAAGATAGAGACATGGAGAG AACTCTATTTACAGGAAACTTTCAAACCCTTGGTTAACATTTCTCCTGATGCAAG CATTTTTGATGCAGTGTACTCCCTCATCAAAAATAAGATCCACAGGTTGCCAGTAATTGATCCAGTCACAGGCAATGTGCTCTACATCCTCACTCATAAGAGAATCCTCAAGTTTCTTCAGCTCTTT GTGTGTGAGATGCCCAAGCCGGCCTTCGTGCGGCGGACCCTGGGCGATCTGGGGATCGGCACTTACAGCAACATCGCCTTCATCCGGCCCAACACGCCCATCATCAAGGCCCTGAACATGTTTGTGGAGAGGAGGGTGTCGGCGCTGCCCGTGGTGGACAGCACAG GAAAGGTTGTGGATATTTACTCCAAATTTGATGTAATT aacctGGCTGCGGAGAAGACCTACAACAACCTGGATGTTACAGTGACCCAGGCGCTGCAGCACCGCTCCCAGTACTTCGAGGGCGTGATGAAGTGCAAGCGGCACGAGACCCTGGAGACCATCGTGGACAGGATCGTTAAGGCTGAG GTACACAGGCTGGTGGTCGTGGACGATAACTCCTGCATCGAGGGCATTGTCTCCCTCTCGGACATCCTCCAAGCGCTGGTCCTCACCCCCTCAG GGAGGAGGAAAGAAGTTACGACAGAGTGA